The Altererythrobacter sp. ZODW24 genome window below encodes:
- a CDS encoding YeeE/YedE family protein, which yields MRNLIAALVTGIVFGAGLALSDMVNPARVLGFLDLFGDWDPTLAFVMGGALVPSAIAYVITRRMPQPVLHTTFHIPENRVIDRQLLIGGAIFGIGWGLVGYCPGPAIAGLPLAGWQPWLFVAAMLAGMWIHSITDLSILTRRPRALRT from the coding sequence ATGCGTAACCTGATAGCTGCTCTGGTTACAGGAATAGTCTTTGGCGCGGGGTTGGCCTTGTCCGATATGGTCAATCCAGCGCGCGTTCTCGGCTTTCTTGATCTTTTCGGAGACTGGGATCCTACCTTGGCCTTCGTCATGGGCGGCGCGCTTGTTCCCTCGGCGATTGCCTATGTGATTACGCGCCGGATGCCGCAACCGGTCCTCCACACGACCTTCCACATTCCGGAAAACCGGGTGATCGATCGCCAGCTGTTAATCGGAGGTGCGATCTTCGGCATTGGTTGGGGTCTCGTTGGATATTGCCCTGGACCAGCCATAGCCGGATTGCCGTTAGCTGGCTGGCAACCGTGGCTGTTCGTTGCTGCCATGCTCGCCGGAATGTGGATCCACAGCATCACCGATCTTTCGATTTTGACGCGCCGCCCACGCGCCTTGCGGACCTGA
- a CDS encoding NAD(P)-dependent alcohol dehydrogenase: MAELMKAAIFVEPGRIVLGEKPIPDVGPLDALMRITTTTICGTDVHILKGEYPVESGLTIGHEPVGVIEKLGSAVTGFEEGQRVIAGAITPAGTSNASLCGFHAQCGGQHGSGWKAIGGWRFGNTIDGAQAEYLLVPDAMANLAPIPDGLSDEQVLMCPDIMSTGFSGAESGKIRIGDTVAVFAQGPIGLCATAGAHMMGATTIIGVETVPARMEMSKKMGATHVVDFSKVDPVDEIMKITGGRGVDVAIEALGLQETFEGALRVLRPGGTLSSLGVYSDDLKIPLDAFSAGLGDNRIITTLCPGGKERMRRLMETVGSARVDTGQLVTHRYPLDSIVDAYELFASQRDGVLKVAITT; the protein is encoded by the coding sequence ATGGCAGAACTAATGAAAGCAGCAATTTTTGTAGAGCCGGGGAGGATTGTCCTCGGCGAAAAACCGATCCCCGATGTCGGACCGCTCGATGCTCTGATGCGAATCACGACCACCACGATCTGCGGCACCGACGTGCATATTCTCAAAGGAGAATATCCAGTCGAAAGCGGACTGACTATCGGCCATGAACCGGTTGGCGTGATCGAAAAGCTTGGTTCAGCTGTGACCGGATTTGAAGAAGGCCAGCGCGTTATTGCGGGAGCGATTACGCCTGCTGGCACATCAAACGCCTCACTTTGCGGATTCCATGCGCAATGCGGCGGACAGCATGGGTCCGGCTGGAAGGCAATCGGCGGCTGGCGCTTCGGCAATACGATCGACGGAGCGCAGGCTGAGTATTTGCTGGTGCCTGATGCCATGGCCAATCTTGCCCCGATCCCCGACGGCCTCAGCGACGAACAGGTGCTGATGTGCCCCGATATCATGTCGACCGGCTTCAGCGGCGCTGAATCGGGCAAGATCAGGATCGGCGATACGGTAGCGGTATTTGCTCAAGGGCCTATCGGACTATGCGCAACCGCCGGTGCGCACATGATGGGGGCAACCACGATCATCGGTGTTGAGACCGTGCCTGCGCGGATGGAAATGTCGAAGAAGATGGGCGCAACCCATGTGGTCGATTTCTCCAAAGTCGATCCGGTGGACGAGATTATGAAAATCACTGGTGGGCGCGGGGTCGATGTTGCGATTGAGGCGTTGGGGCTGCAGGAAACGTTCGAAGGTGCGTTGCGTGTGCTTCGTCCGGGCGGCACGCTGTCCTCGCTCGGCGTTTATTCGGATGATCTGAAGATACCGCTCGATGCTTTTTCCGCGGGGCTTGGCGATAACCGCATCATCACCACCCTGTGTCCTGGCGGTAAGGAGCGGATGCGGCGACTGATGGAAACCGTTGGATCAGCGCGGGTCGACACAGGTCAACTGGTGACGCATCGCTATCCATTGGATTCTATCGTTGACGCCTATGAGCTGTTCGCCAGTCAGCGCGACGGCGTGCTCAAGGTTGCGATCACGACCTGA
- a CDS encoding fructose bisphosphate aldolase, with protein MLDTQMLDRIEQGAGFIAALDQSGGSTPKALKVYGIEEDAYTNDHQMFALIHAMRCRIMTARSFTGDKIIGAILFEKTMDSNAGGKPVPQLLWERGIVPFLKVDKGLEAEANGVQLMKPMPELDPVLETAKAQGVFGTKMRSVVHKASPSGIAAIVKQQFVVAEQILGHGLLPILEPEVSIESTERSRCDVMVFEAISRELNTLAEGRKIMLKLSLPMRPNLYAPLVNHPRVARLAALSGGFSRDQACAELAKNRGVIASFSRALLQDLHHSMTDKAFDHALGSAITQIYAASTAKV; from the coding sequence ATGCTTGATACCCAAATGCTGGACAGAATCGAGCAGGGCGCCGGTTTCATAGCCGCGCTGGATCAAAGTGGTGGGTCCACGCCAAAAGCGCTGAAGGTTTATGGCATTGAGGAAGATGCCTATACCAATGATCACCAGATGTTCGCGCTAATACACGCGATGCGCTGCCGCATCATGACCGCTCGGAGTTTCACCGGCGACAAGATCATCGGTGCGATTTTGTTTGAAAAAACCATGGACAGCAATGCTGGCGGCAAGCCCGTGCCACAATTGCTTTGGGAGCGCGGCATCGTGCCATTTCTGAAGGTGGACAAGGGCCTAGAAGCCGAAGCGAATGGCGTCCAGCTGATGAAGCCTATGCCCGAATTAGATCCAGTACTTGAAACGGCTAAGGCCCAGGGCGTTTTCGGCACTAAGATGCGTTCCGTAGTTCATAAGGCTTCACCGTCTGGTATAGCTGCAATAGTTAAACAACAGTTTGTGGTCGCAGAACAGATTTTGGGTCACGGTCTGCTGCCGATTCTCGAACCGGAAGTAAGCATCGAAAGCACCGAACGTTCTCGATGTGACGTTATGGTGTTCGAAGCGATCAGTAGAGAGCTCAACACCCTGGCCGAAGGCCGCAAGATCATGCTGAAGCTGTCTCTGCCGATGCGGCCCAACCTTTATGCGCCGCTCGTGAACCATCCCCGCGTCGCAAGGTTGGCGGCACTATCGGGTGGTTTTTCCCGCGACCAGGCTTGTGCTGAACTAGCCAAGAACCGGGGCGTCATCGCCAGCTTTTCTCGTGCCCTACTGCAAGACCTCCACCATTCGATGACCGACAAGGCATTTGACCACGCTCTCGGCAGTGCGATCACCCAGATATACGCAGCTTCGACTGCAAAGGTTTAG
- a CDS encoding metalloregulator ArsR/SmtB family transcription factor, with amino-acid sequence MNVTDATIDLADMTANSEAAAALMRALSSGPRLLIMCHLAAAGELPVGALVERVGLSQSALSQHLAKLREQELVEFRREAQSLYYRIADPKALRVLDLLHDIFCPELEKAPD; translated from the coding sequence ATGAATGTAACTGACGCAACCATCGATCTGGCGGATATGACCGCCAATTCGGAAGCTGCGGCTGCGTTGATGCGTGCGTTGTCCAGCGGCCCGCGCCTGTTGATTATGTGTCATCTCGCGGCGGCTGGCGAGTTACCCGTTGGTGCATTGGTCGAGCGGGTAGGGCTAAGCCAATCCGCTTTGTCGCAGCATCTTGCCAAGCTTCGTGAGCAGGAACTGGTTGAATTTCGGCGTGAGGCGCAGTCGCTTTACTACCGGATCGCTGATCCGAAAGCCTTGCGCGTACTCGACTTGCTACACGACATCTTTTGTCCGGAGCTTGAAAAAGCGCCTGACTAA
- a CDS encoding TIGR01244 family sulfur transferase produces MQITTQSPSFSTTAQLQVADLSKCAARGFTVIVNNRPDGEERVQPTSSQIAAEAERLGLGYAYLPIVPGQMTDLDARSLGDILCASNGPALAFCRTGNRSEQLWHRASELGLLPD; encoded by the coding sequence ATGCAAATTACAACACAATCACCGAGTTTTTCGACCACTGCCCAATTACAAGTCGCAGACCTTTCGAAATGCGCTGCGCGTGGCTTCACCGTTATAGTCAACAATCGTCCGGACGGGGAAGAAAGAGTGCAGCCGACTTCGAGCCAGATCGCAGCCGAGGCGGAAAGGCTGGGCCTCGGATACGCCTATCTGCCGATAGTTCCCGGACAGATGACCGACCTTGATGCGCGCTCGCTTGGCGACATCTTGTGCGCTTCCAACGGGCCCGCGCTGGCGTTTTGCCGCACCGGAAATAGATCCGAGCAGTTATGGCACCGCGCCAGCGAACTCGGCCTTCTACCGGACTGA
- a CDS encoding AI-2E family transporter translates to MKEHDPLPPNYSQAALGGFVLIGLVLCYLIAAPFVPALVWSVTLAVLFAPLETILRSRLRWPGLSVSVTLLLAAIMVVAPVIFVSRALIDTIAGSASEVDALFTDDWRSATQGYPGLSPLLVWIDNHFDAAQMVQSFSSRLQGWGARLVVGSLAGAINLLLTFYFLFYLLRDRKWILQALGRLMPLSGQEFIGFAERLKQTVFATVWGTAAVSALQGVLGGLMFWWLDLPSPVFWGIIMGLLAIVPFLGAFVIWVPAAVFLVVNGEWLSAAVLTIWGTLIVGLIDNVIYPVLVGRQLALHSLISFIAIIGGIAVFGAHGFVLGPLILAATLTLLEILRSRMDARTGNGEMTAQDTLPS, encoded by the coding sequence GTGAAAGAGCATGATCCCCTGCCGCCGAACTATTCGCAAGCGGCGCTGGGCGGCTTTGTCCTTATCGGGCTGGTGTTATGCTATTTGATCGCGGCACCGTTCGTACCGGCACTGGTCTGGTCGGTCACACTTGCTGTACTGTTTGCACCGCTTGAGACCATCTTGCGCTCCCGTCTTAGGTGGCCCGGTCTATCCGTTTCGGTAACTCTATTGCTGGCTGCGATCATGGTAGTTGCGCCGGTCATTTTTGTATCCCGTGCGCTGATTGATACAATTGCAGGCAGTGCAAGCGAGGTGGACGCGCTCTTCACTGATGATTGGCGGAGCGCCACGCAAGGATATCCCGGCCTGTCGCCCCTTTTAGTCTGGATCGATAATCATTTCGACGCGGCACAAATGGTTCAATCGTTCAGCTCTCGCCTTCAGGGGTGGGGCGCGCGGCTGGTCGTCGGCTCTCTCGCAGGTGCGATCAACCTGCTGCTGACATTCTATTTTCTGTTCTACCTGCTCCGTGATCGAAAGTGGATTCTGCAAGCGCTTGGCCGGCTGATGCCGCTATCGGGCCAGGAGTTTATCGGTTTCGCCGAACGGCTTAAGCAGACAGTCTTCGCCACAGTCTGGGGAACCGCAGCCGTATCGGCGTTGCAGGGAGTGTTAGGCGGGTTGATGTTCTGGTGGCTGGACCTGCCTTCGCCGGTGTTCTGGGGCATCATCATGGGGCTGCTCGCCATCGTCCCGTTTCTTGGCGCATTTGTAATTTGGGTTCCTGCGGCCGTATTTTTGGTCGTGAATGGTGAATGGCTGTCTGCTGCTGTGTTGACCATCTGGGGAACACTGATCGTCGGGCTGATCGACAATGTCATCTATCCAGTGCTGGTCGGCCGCCAGCTGGCTTTGCATTCGCTGATCTCGTTCATCGCCATCATCGGCGGGATCGCTGTTTTCGGCGCGCATGGCTTCGTGCTGGGACCGCTAATTCTGGCGGCAACACTCACTTTGCTTGAAATACTCCGAAGCCGCATGGACGCCAGAACAGGAAATGGCGAGATGACTGCTCAGGACACTCTTCCATCCTAG
- a CDS encoding 1-phosphofructokinase family hexose kinase, with protein MTNIATLTMNPALDVAYRVKRLDHSRKMRASDQRCDPGGGGINVARVIVRLGDNARCIYLSGGATGDAFDGLLDLHQLVRARVPIAGSTRISTAILEQESGREFRISSPGPEVSQAEWQECLDLLAKAKCNYLVASGTLPPGVPDDFYARVADMAQRRNIRFVLDTSGPALKEGLTAGGIFLAKPSMSEFRDLVGAELTDEAEIAEAAVMIVNRGGAENLIVSMGDQGAFLASSSGSLRLPAIAVETRSSVGAGDSFVAAMVHAFALGWEVNEAFRFGMAAGAAAVLTPGTGLCRRTDVYRLFEETAPSG; from the coding sequence ATGACAAATATTGCTACGCTCACCATGAATCCGGCGCTCGACGTTGCCTATCGGGTCAAGCGGCTGGACCACTCGCGCAAAATGCGAGCCTCGGACCAACGCTGCGATCCCGGAGGCGGCGGGATCAATGTCGCGCGGGTTATTGTCCGGTTGGGCGACAATGCGCGGTGCATTTATCTATCCGGCGGCGCAACGGGGGATGCTTTCGATGGTCTGCTCGATTTGCACCAACTCGTCCGCGCCCGGGTGCCGATTGCCGGGTCAACAAGGATCAGCACGGCTATTCTGGAACAGGAGAGCGGGCGCGAGTTTCGTATCTCGTCGCCCGGTCCCGAGGTAAGCCAAGCTGAATGGCAAGAGTGTCTTGATCTGCTGGCAAAGGCGAAGTGCAATTACCTTGTCGCCAGCGGGACGTTACCGCCGGGTGTGCCAGATGATTTTTATGCCCGAGTGGCTGACATGGCCCAGAGGCGGAACATTCGGTTCGTGCTCGACACCTCTGGCCCTGCATTGAAAGAGGGGTTAACCGCCGGCGGCATATTTCTCGCCAAGCCGAGCATGAGCGAATTCCGGGATCTGGTGGGGGCGGAATTGACCGACGAAGCCGAGATCGCCGAAGCAGCCGTGATGATCGTCAACCGGGGAGGTGCCGAAAACCTTATTGTCAGTATGGGCGACCAGGGTGCCTTTCTAGCCAGTTCTTCCGGCTCACTTCGCTTGCCCGCAATTGCTGTCGAAACACGCAGTTCGGTCGGCGCGGGTGATAGCTTCGTTGCCGCCATGGTTCATGCCTTTGCGCTGGGCTGGGAGGTTAACGAGGCATTCCGCTTTGGGATGGCCGCTGGTGCTGCGGCAGTGCTGACCCCGGGTACCGGATTGTGCCGCAGAACTGATGTATACCGGTTGTTCGAGGAAACTGCGCCGAGCGGCTGA
- a CDS encoding MBL fold metallo-hydrolase produces MHSDPNLKLAQEQVGGALNGKVHSPVVRAFFDETTFTASFVVHDPALKRAAIIDSVLDFDQPSGRTSTKSADQIIDYVGAEDLQVDWLLETHAHADHLSAAPYLQEKLGGKLAIGRDILTVQETFGKVFNEGTEFARDGSQFDHLFDDGDRMEIGEIPFTALHVPGHTPADMAYIIGDAAFVGDTMFMPDYGTARADFPGGNARVLFRSIRRLMELPPQTRVFLCHDYKAAGRDEFVWETTIGAQRTANVHVHEGVTEDEFVTMREQRDATLGMPRLILPSIQINMRGGHLPEPEANGTRYLKLPVNAL; encoded by the coding sequence ATGCATTCTGACCCAAATCTGAAACTGGCCCAAGAACAGGTCGGCGGCGCTCTAAATGGCAAGGTGCATTCGCCGGTTGTGAGAGCATTCTTCGACGAAACGACCTTCACCGCCAGTTTTGTGGTTCACGACCCTGCGCTGAAGCGCGCGGCTATTATCGATTCCGTGCTCGATTTCGATCAACCTTCGGGCCGAACGTCAACGAAATCTGCCGACCAGATAATCGACTATGTTGGCGCCGAGGACTTGCAAGTCGATTGGTTGCTGGAGACGCATGCTCATGCCGATCACCTGTCCGCCGCGCCCTATCTGCAGGAAAAGTTGGGCGGGAAGTTGGCGATCGGACGAGACATTCTGACTGTGCAAGAAACCTTCGGGAAGGTGTTTAACGAAGGGACCGAATTTGCCCGCGACGGGTCGCAATTCGATCATCTGTTCGACGATGGCGACCGCATGGAAATCGGCGAGATACCTTTTACCGCGCTTCATGTGCCCGGCCACACGCCCGCCGATATGGCATACATCATCGGCGACGCGGCCTTTGTGGGAGATACGATGTTCATGCCTGATTACGGGACCGCGCGCGCAGATTTCCCGGGTGGGAACGCCAGAGTGCTGTTCCGTTCGATCAGGCGGCTAATGGAATTGCCACCTCAGACTCGCGTGTTCCTGTGCCATGATTACAAGGCGGCAGGCCGTGATGAGTTCGTGTGGGAAACCACCATCGGTGCGCAGAGAACCGCTAATGTCCATGTCCATGAAGGTGTGACTGAGGATGAATTCGTAACAATGCGCGAGCAACGCGATGCGACACTTGGTATGCCTCGCCTCATCCTGCCATCGATCCAGATCAATATGCGCGGCGGCCATCTGCCGGAGCCCGAAGCGAACGGCACCCGCTATCTCAAATTGCCGGTCAACGCGCTGTGA
- the sulP gene encoding sulfate permease: MARLSRYLPILEWGRQYDRLTLTSDLLAAIIVTIMLIPQSLAYAMLAGLPPVVGLYASILPLVAYAIFGTSRTLAVGPVAVVSLMTASAAGAVAVQGTAEYLEAAITLAMLSGVMLAVMGVLRLGFLANLLSHPVISGFITASGILIATSQLKHILGIAGGGDTWPNMLLALVQGIGDTKLSTLAIGAAAMLFLFWVRKGLKPALMRLGLKARASELAAKAGPVLAVIVTILAVVTFSLEDRGVAIVGAVPQGLPPFAAPSFDAGLWSQLLIPALLISIIGFVESVSVAQTLAAKRRQRIAPNQELVGLGASNIASALSGGYPVTGGFARSVVNFDAGAETPAAGAYTAIGIALASLFLTPLLFYLPVATLAATIIVAVLSLVDLKTPVKLWRYSKGDFAAHLITIGITLLAGVEIGVIAGVGVGLLLYLWNASRPHAAIVGRVPETEHFRNVERHSVITVPHVLSIRIDEGLSYLNARWLEEYVLERIADQPEVKHVILMCSAVNAIDSSGLESLEAINHRLADGGIALHLSEVKGPVMDRLKRGQFLPELSGKIFLSQDRAFATLSQIQNPAVEPVDNWEARGLI, translated from the coding sequence ATGGCCCGGCTTTCTCGCTATCTGCCCATTCTCGAGTGGGGCCGACAATATGACCGGCTGACACTGACCAGCGATTTGCTCGCCGCAATCATCGTCACGATCATGCTGATCCCGCAAAGCTTGGCTTACGCCATGTTGGCCGGATTGCCTCCGGTAGTTGGACTGTATGCCTCAATACTGCCTCTCGTCGCCTATGCCATTTTTGGGACTAGCCGAACGCTGGCTGTCGGACCCGTTGCCGTAGTCTCCTTAATGACCGCCTCAGCAGCCGGAGCCGTTGCTGTGCAGGGAACGGCGGAATATCTTGAGGCAGCAATAACGCTGGCCATGCTCTCGGGTGTAATGCTCGCGGTCATGGGAGTTCTCCGACTTGGGTTCCTCGCCAATCTGCTGTCGCATCCAGTAATTTCGGGATTTATCACTGCCAGCGGAATCCTGATTGCGACCAGTCAGTTGAAGCATATTCTCGGCATTGCAGGGGGCGGGGATACCTGGCCCAATATGCTATTGGCGCTTGTCCAAGGGATCGGCGATACCAAGCTTTCGACCCTAGCAATCGGTGCGGCCGCAATGCTGTTCCTTTTCTGGGTGCGAAAGGGGTTGAAGCCGGCTCTCATGCGGCTTGGCCTAAAGGCGCGCGCGTCCGAACTTGCCGCGAAGGCGGGGCCTGTTTTGGCGGTCATCGTTACGATCCTTGCCGTTGTGACGTTCAGTTTAGAAGATCGCGGCGTGGCGATTGTCGGAGCGGTTCCGCAAGGCCTGCCGCCGTTTGCCGCGCCCTCCTTCGATGCTGGTCTGTGGAGCCAGTTATTGATTCCTGCCTTGCTTATTTCAATCATCGGTTTCGTTGAATCGGTTTCCGTTGCGCAAACCCTCGCGGCCAAGCGCCGCCAACGCATCGCGCCCAATCAAGAGCTCGTTGGGTTAGGGGCCTCCAACATCGCGTCTGCCCTTTCAGGCGGCTATCCGGTCACAGGAGGTTTTGCCCGGTCTGTGGTCAACTTTGACGCTGGTGCAGAAACGCCAGCTGCAGGCGCTTACACTGCCATCGGTATCGCGTTGGCGTCGCTGTTTCTCACGCCGCTGCTGTTCTATCTACCGGTGGCGACGCTGGCGGCGACGATCATCGTGGCTGTCCTCAGCTTGGTTGACCTCAAGACACCAGTGAAGCTTTGGCGCTATTCCAAGGGCGATTTTGCGGCCCATTTGATCACTATCGGCATTACTTTGCTGGCGGGGGTCGAAATCGGTGTCATCGCCGGTGTTGGCGTAGGCCTGTTGCTTTATCTCTGGAACGCTTCGCGGCCGCATGCTGCGATAGTTGGACGGGTCCCGGAGACGGAGCATTTCCGCAATGTCGAGCGGCATAGCGTTATCACCGTGCCGCATGTCCTCTCGATCCGCATCGACGAAGGGTTGAGCTACCTCAATGCTCGTTGGTTGGAGGAATACGTGCTCGAACGCATCGCCGATCAGCCGGAGGTTAAACACGTTATCCTGATGTGTTCTGCGGTGAACGCAATCGATTCATCGGGCTTAGAAAGCCTCGAAGCCATCAACCACCGTTTGGCTGATGGCGGGATTGCGCTGCATCTGTCCGAGGTGAAGGGGCCGGTTATGGACCGCCTCAAGCGCGGCCAGTTCCTGCCTGAGCTGAGCGGCAAGATTTTTCTGTCGCAGGACCGGGCTTTCGCAACGCTCTCGCAAATCCAAAACCCGGCAGTTGAGCCAGTTGATAACTGGGAAGCGCGGGGGCTTATTTGA
- a CDS encoding YeeE/YedE thiosulfate transporter family protein, protein MQPLDPIIAIVGGLLIGTAAALLLLMSGRIAGVSGMLARATGIADSGPRRGQAVAFVVGLPLGAMLVSAFLRAPEIVVTSSIPLLLTAGLLVGFGTRLGNGCTSGHGVCGMARLSPRSLAATATFMGAGFILVGVMRHVVGG, encoded by the coding sequence ATGCAACCACTTGATCCGATAATTGCCATTGTCGGAGGCCTGCTGATTGGCACCGCTGCGGCGTTGCTCCTGCTGATGTCAGGCCGGATTGCGGGTGTCAGCGGCATGTTGGCCCGCGCGACCGGTATCGCCGATAGTGGCCCAAGGCGGGGGCAAGCAGTGGCTTTTGTTGTCGGCTTGCCGCTTGGGGCGATGTTGGTGAGCGCGTTCCTGCGTGCTCCTGAAATAGTCGTCACATCATCCATTCCGCTCCTTCTCACCGCCGGGCTGCTTGTCGGATTCGGCACGCGCCTTGGTAATGGCTGCACCAGCGGACATGGCGTGTGCGGCATGGCCCGCCTGTCGCCGCGTTCGCTTGCCGCCACGGCAACATTCATGGGTGCAGGATTCATACTCGTCGGCGTGATGCGCCATGTGGTCGGGGGTTAG
- the lptB gene encoding LPS export ABC transporter ATP-binding protein, with the protein MNGPITDDAAAVIDSASGKAVKASLEVIDIHKAFGSISALNGISLTVRQGEIVGLFGPDGAGKTVSFYCMLGLLKPDSGRIIFRGKDISDLPFYRRAILGLGYLPEQPSIFRGLTVAQNVQAMLEIAEPDPKTRQLRLDELLAGLNIEHLRDACATSLSGGERRRCEVARALALDPAIILLDEPFAGIDPLTIASIKELVLEMKSRNIGVLLTDQNVPEMLQLIDEAYVIDEGSMIFHGSPEDMLCDREVMEHYLGVES; encoded by the coding sequence ATGAACGGGCCGATCACTGACGATGCAGCGGCGGTGATTGATTCAGCATCAGGCAAAGCAGTTAAGGCTAGTTTGGAAGTGATCGACATCCACAAAGCATTTGGTAGCATCTCCGCTTTGAACGGCATCTCACTAACCGTCCGGCAAGGCGAAATTGTTGGACTATTTGGCCCTGACGGGGCGGGTAAAACCGTGAGTTTCTATTGCATGCTGGGCCTTCTCAAGCCCGATTCCGGCCGGATTATATTCAGAGGAAAGGACATATCCGACTTGCCATTCTATCGCCGTGCGATCCTTGGCCTCGGTTACTTACCCGAACAGCCATCCATTTTTCGTGGTCTGACAGTGGCGCAGAATGTGCAAGCCATGCTCGAAATCGCCGAGCCGGATCCCAAAACCCGTCAGCTTCGCCTCGACGAATTGCTGGCTGGTCTCAACATTGAACATCTGCGTGATGCGTGCGCAACATCGCTATCGGGCGGCGAGCGACGCCGGTGCGAAGTGGCGCGGGCGCTTGCTCTCGACCCGGCAATCATCCTTCTCGACGAGCCTTTCGCTGGCATAGATCCTCTCACGATTGCGAGTATCAAAGAGCTAGTTCTGGAAATGAAGAGCCGCAATATTGGGGTTCTTCTAACCGATCAGAACGTACCTGAAATGCTGCAGTTGATCGATGAGGCCTACGTTATCGATGAAGGATCTATGATCTTCCATGGGTCACCAGAGGACATGCTCTGTGACCGGGAAGTAATGGAACATTATCTCGGGGTTGAAAGCTAG
- a CDS encoding host attachment family protein — translation MKLARGTMLLIVDGSQMLLLRNDGDTVVPDLAVIAQRKVASSKNREILSDAPGIGFASGGHGRDTYDKADPHQENEDRFVADAAKALAQAAAENKGSLIVVAPPTALGVLRRHYDQTVKQRLIAEISKDFTNHPVDEVARLIMSH, via the coding sequence ATGAAACTCGCACGAGGAACAATGCTACTAATAGTGGACGGCTCTCAAATGCTGCTTTTGCGCAACGATGGCGATACGGTCGTGCCGGATCTAGCGGTTATCGCTCAGCGCAAAGTGGCTAGCTCAAAGAACCGCGAAATTCTCTCTGATGCACCGGGTATTGGATTTGCGAGCGGAGGGCACGGTAGGGACACCTATGACAAGGCTGATCCACACCAAGAGAACGAGGACCGCTTTGTTGCCGACGCTGCCAAGGCGTTGGCGCAAGCGGCAGCGGAGAATAAGGGTAGTTTGATTGTGGTTGCCCCGCCAACTGCGCTCGGCGTGTTGCGCCGTCACTACGATCAGACAGTTAAGCAGCGTTTGATCGCTGAGATTTCTAAGGATTTCACGAATCATCCGGTTGATGAGGTCGCGAGGCTCATTATGTCGCACTAA